CAGTGCTAATCTTGTTAATATATGTAAACGGTATTCATTATAATCATTGATGGATAATTGTATCTTCTTGCTTTCTTTTCTTTTTTCATTAATGATTTCCGTAGCTTTTTCAACTGCACTTGGCAATTCTTCAATGAACTCATTTTTTATTACGAAATCGACTACATTGTATTTAATGGCTTTTTGAGCAAATGTAAAATCTGAATACGCAGTTAGAATAATTACTTCTACATCATATTTGTTTTCTTTTATGTTCTTACATAGTTCCAGACCATCGATAACAGGCATTTTTATATCTGTTACAAGAATGTCAACTTCATTATCTTTTATATAGTCAAGAGCTTCCTTACCGTTTCTGCAATCTGATACAACTTCGCAGTCTAATCCATCCCAATCTATAAGATGTTTTATACCATTTCTAATGTTACGTTCATCATCAACAAGCATTATTTTATACATTTTCTGCTCTCCCTTTATTCTTTGGAATTATTATTTCAATAGTCGTACCTACATTTTTTTGACTCTGTATATTTAGTCCATAATCCGAACCATAAATAAGCTTTAATCTCTGATCTGTGTTTTTTAATCCCATCTTTTCACGTTCTACTTTTCTATCTGTTATATCTTTGTTTTCAGTATTCATTATCTTTTCAACGTCAAACCCAATACCGTTATCAACTACTTTGATATATATCTTTTCTTCATGGTTACTTATCTCTACTGAAACTATAGCTTCATTGTCACTTTCTTCAACACCGTGAACAATTGCATTTTCAACTATAGGTTCAATTACAAGCCTTGGTATCTCACATATTTTTATCTGTTCATCATCTAATTCAATAGAATAATGCAACCTGTCTTCATATCTCATTTTTTGGAGTGACAAATAGTATTCTACATATTTCAGTTCTTCTTCTATAGTTATAATGGAGCGTTTATCTCCATATATTCCTGCTCTTAATAGAGCTGATAAGGATGCTATCATTTGATATATGGTTTCGTCTTTGCACATTTTTGCTTTGATCTGAATGGTTAGTAAAATATTAAATAAAAAATGTGGATTCATTTGATACTGTAAAAATTTTATTTCCATTTCATTAAGTAATAGCTTTGATTCGTATGTAGTTTTTAAAAGTGTCTGTATCTCCGATACCATAGAATTAAAAGTTGTAACAAGTGTGTCCAGTGTTACATCTTCATATTTTATCATTCTGTAATCATAGTCTTTTTCCCTTACCTTGTTCATTGCAGTGGTAATGTCTTTAATGAATACAGTAGTTCGCATGGATATGATAACAACGAATGTAATGAATACCACTGATAATATTATTGATATGAGGATAAAAGAGTTCATGCCAGTGACTGTTTCTTTGATTAAATTTGATTTTGGCAACATGTATATCAATTTGAATCCATTTTCTTTTATTTCTCTGGAGACAGTTACATATTTTTTATTATTGTAATTGATTTCATTCATTTTGTTGGTATCAATGTTGTTAGTTATATCCTGTGATATTTTTCCCCCTAATAATGAGTTGTCATTGGAGGAATATATAGTCCCTTCCTCGTCAACTACATAAACTAATGAACCGTCATAGCTTAGAAGACTGCTGTATTTGTTTTTTATATATTCTTCACCTATAGCCGCTATAATTATCAGGCTGTCATCAGTTGTAAAGTCAGATTTCAATTTTCTGGTGTAGTATATGGTATTGTTACTTGGTGAAGGTGGTATGTAACTAATATATTTTTCAGTATCATTCACCACAAGTTCATTAATCCTTTTGGAATCATCTGTTATTTTCTTGGTACTTACTTGTTTTGTGTAAGTGTATCCAAGGAGTTCTCTATTTTCATATACAGTAACATACGTTAAGGAATTCAGTTCCCATACGTTGTTGTATGTTAATATATTCTGGAATTGTTTATTGAGATTCTGTACATTGAGATAGTATTTTTCGTTATCTTTGTTGAAATAATCACCATCTTTGATCCATTCTTGTACAGCATCGCTTGCAGATAGGGCAATTGATGTATTGGTAATTATACTAAAGGATTGGTTTAGGTTTTCATTATTGGCATCAATCATTAGATTCATGTTTTTATATGTATTCTTCATTATATTGTTATACATGTTGTAAGTAGCATATGTACCAAACACTAATATTGTTATCAGCATTATTGCAATAAACATGGTAACTATACGCCCTCTAACAGAAAGCCTTTTGGTTGGTATTTTTTTCATGATTCACGCACCTTATTTAGCAAAATTCCCTATATAGTATTATAATTATACTATTTTATGTAAAATACTTCAATTTATTATTAGGTTAAAATATAGCACTTTATTAATTTATCTGTTAGTGTATTTATATACTTAATCTGAAAAAGCCTAAAAATTAAGCATTCTAACCCGTTTATTAGTCAGAATGCTATGTAATAACTATTCAATAGGTAAATTATGCTGTTTTAGAAAAGATAATTTATCCCAATAACCTCTTTGAAATATAATTTTATCATTAACTATGTTATTTTTTATATTATACAAATGTTCTTTTACTAATTATTGAATATTCAATTGTAATAAATAATTAAACGAATCAAGAGTATCAGGATACCTCATACACCATTTTATAACCTTGCTTTTAGTTTTATGTGATAATAAATCTCTATTTATAACAGCATCCGTTTTTTCTATA
The window above is part of the Vallitalea guaymasensis genome. Proteins encoded here:
- a CDS encoding sensor histidine kinase → MKKIPTKRLSVRGRIVTMFIAIMLITILVFGTYATYNMYNNIMKNTYKNMNLMIDANNENLNQSFSIITNTSIALSASDAVQEWIKDGDYFNKDNEKYYLNVQNLNKQFQNILTYNNVWELNSLTYVTVYENRELLGYTYTKQVSTKKITDDSKRINELVVNDTEKYISYIPPSPSNNTIYYTRKLKSDFTTDDSLIIIAAIGEEYIKNKYSSLLSYDGSLVYVVDEEGTIYSSNDNSLLGGKISQDITNNIDTNKMNEINYNNKKYVTVSREIKENGFKLIYMLPKSNLIKETVTGMNSFILISIILSVVFITFVVIISMRTTVFIKDITTAMNKVREKDYDYRMIKYEDVTLDTLVTTFNSMVSEIQTLLKTTYESKLLLNEMEIKFLQYQMNPHFLFNILLTIQIKAKMCKDETIYQMIASLSALLRAGIYGDKRSIITIEEELKYVEYYLSLQKMRYEDRLHYSIELDDEQIKICEIPRLVIEPIVENAIVHGVEESDNEAIVSVEISNHEEKIYIKVVDNGIGFDVEKIMNTENKDITDRKVEREKMGLKNTDQRLKLIYGSDYGLNIQSQKNVGTTIEIIIPKNKGRAENV